In Pseudoliparis swirei isolate HS2019 ecotype Mariana Trench chromosome 2, NWPU_hadal_v1, whole genome shotgun sequence, the following are encoded in one genomic region:
- the sp5a gene encoding transcription factor Sp5a, with the protein MAAVAVLRNETLQAFLQDRTPNSSPENCKHSPLALLAATCNRIGHHHGSNHTDFLQVPYDPTLGSPSRLFHPWTNEGLPPSCLASNPTFGLSSKPQLSAHIQSSFSSHHELPLTPPADPSYPYDFSPVKMLPCSMQSLQSSCPPTYVPAVSYAAPTPIAPAMPSFVTGPSGLVHQQQRQLSPNTGEDIPWWSLQQGNHVTHTSSLGPHRFQLQRGLVLGHTDFAQYQTQIAALLHTKSPLATARRCRRCRCPNCQSSTSSDEPGKKKQHICHIPGCGKVYGKTSHLKAHLRWHSGERPFVCNWLFCGKSFTRSDELQRHLRTHTGEKRFVCPDCCKRFMRSDHLAKHVKTHQNKKNKCHDKTLDHVKREDTRSML; encoded by the exons ATGGCAGCGGTGGCTGTTCTGCGGAATGAAACACTCCAGGCTTTTCTCCAG GATCGCACTCCAAACTCCTCTCCAGAGAACTGCAAGCACTCTCCGCTGGCGCTGCTGGCCGCCACTTGTAACCGGATCGGGCATCACCACGGATCCAACCACACCGACTTCCTCCAGGTCCCGTACGACCCGACTCTTGGCTCCCCTTCGCGTTTATTTCACCCGTGGACTAACGAGGGACTACCTCCGAGCTGCCTGGCCAGCAACCCAACTTTCGGACTATCCTCCAAGCCCCAGCTGTCCGCGCACATCCAGAGCTCGTTCAGCTCGCACCACGAACTGCCCCTCACCCCTCCGGCGGACCCCTCGTACCCCTATGACTTCTCCCCGGTGAAGATGTTGCCATGCTCCATGCAGTCTCTGCAGTCCTCTTGTCCCCCCACCTACGTCCCCGCGGTCAGTTACGCGGCACCAACTCCCATCGCGCCCGCCATGCCCAGTTTCGTGACGGGACCCTCCGGCCTCGTGCACCAGCAGCAGAGACAGTTGTCCCCGAACACCGGGGAGGACATTCCGTGGTGGAGCCTCCAGCAGGGGAACCACGTCACCCACACGTCCTCCCTGGGTCCCCACCGCTTCCAGCTGCAGAGGGGCTTGGTGCTGGGACATACGGACTTTGCGCAATATCAGACACAGATCGCGGCACTGCTGCACACCAAGTCTCCCCTCGCGACGGCGCGGCGCTGCAGGAGGTGCCGGTGCCCGAACTGCCAGTCCTCCACGTCCAGCGACGAGCCCGGGAAGAAGAAGCAACACATCTGTCACATACCGGGCTGCGGGAAAGTTTACGGCAAAACTTCTCACCTCAAAGCGCACCTGAGGTGGCACTCTGGAGAGCGGCCGTTTGTGTGCAACTGGCTGTTCTGCGGCAAGAGCTTCACCCGGTCGGACGAGCTGCAGAGACACCTGCGGACGCACACGGGGGAGAAGCGCTTTGTTTGCCCGGACTGCTGCAAGAGGTTCATGAGGAGTGACCACCTGGCCAAACATGTCAAGACTCaccagaacaaaaaaaacaagtgccACGACAAGACACTGGACCACGTGAAgcgggaggacacgaggagtaTGTTGTAG